The genomic DNA TTATCGGCCGGCCACTTGTGGGCTATGCCCGCAAGAACAACCCGATCACGGTCCCTACGCAGATGCTTGCTTCATGGGCTAAAGACTCGTCTCCTATGTGGTTTCAATCGTCTCACGACATCGACTTAATGCTGTGGTGGTTTGACGACGCGCCCAAGGACGTGGTGTGCACGGGAGTAAAGCAGGTGCTTAAGTCGCGGTACGGTTGGGACACGTGGGATGCCATGCAGGGGCAACTGCGTTTTCGCAACGGCGGTGTGGCCACGTTCGAGGCCGCATGGATCTATCCCGAGGGGCATCCGTCCATGCCCGATTCGTTCATGTCTATCGTGGGCGAGCAGGGCCATATCCAAATCGATCGCAAAGACGAGGCCGTCGAGATGAGCAGTCCCGAAGGGTTTCGTTGGCCGCGTTCGCTGCTGAACTTTAAGGTCTATGATCAATGGGTCGGCGCGTTTCCGTCGTGTATTTCCAGTTTCATTGACGCGGTGCAGGATGACCGTACGCCATACGTAACCGCGAAAGATGGCTGGGCCGTTACAGCGGTGCTCGAAGCGATGCACACGGCTGCCGACACGGGCGAGCGCGTGGCCGTGTCTACGCTGGAGTTGGCGTAGCGCGGCCTGAAGTCTCCGCGCGTACAGGTGCGCGCCGAGAAGAGCCGACGCCAAAAGTTCGAACCGCGAGAGAGTATTCTCTTGCCTGTCATGCTGAGCGGGGGACCGCGCCAGCGCGGGTTTTGATGGTGGAAACAACAGGCAGGGAGTCGGCCCTGACTCGGCATCGGACAACATGTGCTCTCGTTCACTACTCACCCCCCCTGTTCCTCCTGCGCGCCGCACGGCGCAAAACATAGTAGCCTGGCGCGGCATAGCCGCAACCAAAAGAGACTCAACCACGGATGAACACCGACGATTTGACTCGACTCTCCAGAGCGCTGCAAGCGCGAAATACTCCAGCCTGGGGTGAGATTCGCGTCAACGACGCGAATTGAAACCCCAGGTACCCGCCACCACCCAACGAGCGCCCTGTCAGGGCGCAAGCAACACGCCGCGCTCGGCGATCGCGGCGCTGTCTACCGGGGTCGCGTTTCGGCAAGTCGGCTCATGCAGGGTCCATTGCGTTTGTGCCCACGCCGCGCGCCTCTTCCCTCTTGTCATTCCGAGTCCGCCCAAGGCAGACGAGGAATCTGGCTTAGAATTCTCGCCCATGCGCGGAACACCATATTCGCGCCTGCCCCATGCATTTTGTAGCGCCCGGTCTCCGCCGACACACCTGTCGGCACGCCGGGCGTCTCCCAGCGCTCACCACATCCAAGCAAATCCGAAATCCGCGGCCAACACGCAACGCTTCAACAACTTGCTCCCCAAATACGTAACTTTTTAACGATCTTGAGGAATAGGGACCTGGGGCAGCAACCCACCCTAACGACTGCTCTGAAGGTGCGCCACATGCAAGAGACTCGGCTCGTTTCTTAGGAGCGACAGCGAAGCATCTGGCTTGAGAATCACTCGGTTCGTCATTGTCAGATCCTTCGTCCGCCGGAGTCGGACTCAGGATGACAAATGGGGACATATTGCGTGTCTGCGTTGCGACCGTTTAACACAGGCTACGCGTTACACGCAATCTGAGGTGTATACTACGCCGCGCTCGCCGAGCGCGGCGCTACCGAGTATCCGTTATGAGCGAGGACCTGCGCTGCTGGTCGCGGGCGAGTCAGCGTACAAGTCGTCTACGGCGCGGGAATGTGACCGCACTCACGGCCCATCCAATACGGTAGAAACAAATCGATGCCCGGCGTCTCGTAGGGCACGTCTTCGTCGCGATGGCTCAACACGGGTGAACGCTGCCAGATGAAATCGCTTTCGGGACGTTCGCGGGATAATAGTGCGTACTTCAACAGTTCCGGGTTATCCTCGCGCTTTTCGTAAGCGGGATTGTTTCGGTAGTCGACCTTCTTGAAGTAGCGAGGCGGCGCAGGCATATCGATGAGCTGCCCCTGCAACACCGCAATCGCCTTCGCGTCAGTGTCGCCGGTCGCATCGAGGTAGATGGCCGCAAAATGCGGGTTCAGCGTGTCTGCAAGCTCGTGATACGATTTCCGCAAAACTTCCTGCAACCCCGCTTTGGTCGCGGGGTCGTCTTCAAGCATTGTCAGCGTGTACATGCGAATGAAGTTGAGGTTGTTCGCGAAGTACTCCTTGTAGGTTACCGGGTATACGCGTCCGCCCCGGGCAATTGCGTCGCCAACAAGGGTGTAATACTCCTTCTTCACGTCGGCAAAGACCTCGGGACTCACCGAAGACAGCAAACGCATCCAGCACAGCTTGAACGAGGGCGTTGGATTGGTCTTGTGCCCTTTTCCGTCGATCACCCAATACTCGTCTTCCACGAGTCGCTTGCCGATGGTCTCGACGATGGTCTTTATCTGCTGGCGCGTATCCGGATCGTCGACGTAGACCCACGCCGTCGCCAATCCAAAGCTCGTGCCGTCGTAAGTGTCGCGCGAGCTGTTTCCAAGCCAGACCAAGTCGGTGTACGGCTCGACGCCTTGGTAGGCGCATTTGCCTAGGCCGGGGCGCTCGGGGTCTTCGCCGCGCCCGTAGACCTTGTAGTACTCGCGATAGGCCTCGTTGTTTGCAGCGCCGGCATAGCGCGCAATGTAACCAACGCGTCCGCTCACCCGAGTCAGCAAATCGAACTTCTCCAAGACGTTCTTCACGTCCTGCAAAGCCTGCGGGTCTTTCGTGACCTTGTACCGGAGGGCAATGGCCGCGAGATAGTGCCCGGCCCAGCACGCGCTGTCGCCGATGGTTTCGTAGCGGAAGGGTTTCGAGCGCGAATAGTCGGTCCAAAAGACATCAACACTCAGGCCGTGGGGCAGGCAGTACGCCTGGTGGTCTTTCAACTGTTGCTCCGACTTCTCGAAGAGGGCCTTCGACTGTTCGGGTGACATCGCGGGCCACGCAGGCGATTCGCCGCGCGCGATGCCGCGCAGCGCGGTTTCCTGATCCGGAGTGAGTCCCTGCGCGTGTGCGGGCATGACACTCGACGCAGCGGCGACCAATGTAATGACAATCGCAAATGAGACGATGTGTCGTGTGGAGTGAACAGTCATGGAATTGTCCTTCATTCTGCGCGTGGATGCGCTGTGCTAGAATTTTAGGTGTCCGCCAGTGCGCAATAACGGCATGCCCGGAGGAGTACCGTGACGTACCGGAATCGTGCTATCGGAATCGCGGTCCTCGTGGCCTTGGCGGCCCTCGCCTCAACCGCTACAGCATACTTCGTGCGACAGTCCAGACTCAATGCAGCGTGTGTCGACATTTAGTCGTGGCAGCAGTGGAATAAGACGATTACTCGTGCCGACCTAGCCACCACGATTGTCTGCTGTTCACCGCGTAGCCCGAAGGCGATACGCGACATACAATAAAACTATGAAACCCGTCCTCCCGCAGGTGCTTAGGCAAGTCAAAACATGCCTCCTATATGTATTAGTCATTTATTTTCAGTCACTTGCGAATTTTCGCATCTAGGCATGTGATACAGTTCGGTTGGCAACAGTTTTCGGGGGCTGTGGCTCGGTGGGATAAGGGGATTGTCAGGGGATTTTCAGCGGACTTGACGCGAGATCCGAATGACTGCACGAGCCAAAGCGAGACACGCCAACAGCATCGTGATGCGGAAGCATTAAGGGGTACGCCTCCGCCACCCATTAACCCAGCTTGTCGGAAAGCGACTTGTTTTGCAGGTCCAGACGAACAAGGGGGTACGTCCAATGGCGGGCGCAATTCTACGGACAATGGCTATCATCACCACCGTTGCGGTCTTTTCTGCGCTTTGGTGCCGAGGACCTCTCAAGAATTGGCAGTGTGCCCAGAATTTAGAGCAGATTGGGGCAGCGCTGCAAACGTACGCACAGCATGACAAGTCTGGCGACTATGCTCCTATGTCGCGTACGCCGGGCTGTCTAATGTTCTCGCCCAAGGCACTAGGTTCCGAAGCGATGCAGAAGGCGCCGTTGCTTATTTCGTACGTCCACCCTCACCGGAGTGTATTGGAGCGGCGCTGCACCAACGCGTCACTCTATGTCTTCGACGACAACAGCTATTGGTATCTGGGGTTTGCGTTCGCCAACGAGAGGTCAGCGAACGAATGGCTTGAAGCGTGCAAAGAGGCGGCACAGCATCGCGAGCCTGTCAACGACTTTGAGCGGGAAGCGCGACACGGAGGCAGTTGCGAATGGAGGTCTAAAAGGGCGATATCGTCCCGTCTTGCGACGGGCAGATGGGCGGGGTTCCGAGCGAGCAATGAGATTGTCTACGCCCATCTCAAGGAAAACATCGGCGATACACTCTCTCCGTTCGACGATGGCCGCGAGAAGGAAGCGTACTTCAAGAGCATCATCCCCGTCATGGTGGAGCGCCCGGAATTGCACGGCAATGGGGGCCACGTCCTCTATCTGGACGGGCATGTCGAGTTTGTTCCCTATCCCGGGCAGTTTCCCATGACACAGAAGTTCATTGAGGGACTGCGGTCACTGGATCGGCTGCCGAATTAGGTGAAGAATAAGGCAGGTAAGATGCCTGCCACACATTCTTGTCGTCAGTACGATCTATATCAGGTTGACGTAGCCGGGAATCGCGATCGCGCAGTCGGGCAATTCACCCAATTCGAGTCTAGCGGGACTGAGGTCGAGTTTCGACTCTTCCATGGCCCACTGCCAGGTGACTTCCTGGCCGGTGTAGGCGGCGAGGCGTCCGATAATGGCGGCCATGGTGCTTTCAGCAATAGCGCGGCCCTCGTTGAGCGGTTTACCCGCGCGAATGCTCGCGATGAGGTCGGCGTGTTCCTGCACGTAGGGGTTGGCCGGTTTTCCCTCGAACTTGTATTTCTTCTTTGCGTTAATCTGACCTGCCGGATCGGAGGTCCCCTTCGTGCCAACCACCCACTCATTGACACGGTGGTAGGTACCCGCGTTTTGCCGGCACATGCTGGTGACGCGAACGCCATTCGGATATTCGAATTCGACCGCGAAGTGATCGTAGATGTGCCCGAATTCGGGACCTGTCCGTTGTTGGCGTCCCCCCATGCCCATGGCCTTGATGGGATGGGATTTCAGAACCCAGTTCATTACGTCGATGTTGTGCACGTGCTGTTCGACGATGTGGTCGCCCGACAACCAGGTGAAGTAGTTCCAATTGCGGAGCTGCCACTCCATGTCTGACCAGCCGGGCTGGCGCAGGACGGGTTCGTAATAGGAGTAGTCGCCGATCCAGTAGCATTCGGCGGAAACGATGTCGCCGATAGCGCCATCGTGAATGCGCGTGATGGTCTCCAGATAGTTGGCTTGATGGCGGCGCTGCGTGCCCGCGACAATTCCGAGGCCCTTGGTCTTGGCAAGTTCCGAGGACTCTAGAATCGAGCGTATGCCAACAGGGTCCACGGCGACGGGTTTTTCCGAAAAGACGTGCTTGCCCGCTTCGAGGGCCGCCTTGAGGTGCGCGGCTCGGAAGGCGGGAGGCGTTGCGAGGATGATGTAATTAACGTCGCACTGAAGGACTTTCTGGAAGGCGTCAA from Candidatus Hydrogenedentota bacterium includes the following:
- a CDS encoding gfo/Idh/MocA family oxidoreductase, with product IGRPLVGYARKNNPITVPTQMLASWAKDSSPMWFQSSHDIDLMLWWFDDAPKDVVCTGVKQVLKSRYGWDTWDAMQGQLRFRNGGVATFEAAWIYPEGHPSMPDSFMSIVGEQGHIQIDRKDEAVEMSSPEGFRWPRSLLNFKVYDQWVGAFPSCISSFIDAVQDDRTPYVTAKDGWAVTAVLEAMHTAADTGERVAVSTLELA
- a CDS encoding Gfo/Idh/MocA family oxidoreductase — protein: MEKRSNQLAAQSRREFIKTSSALGMAAWAWGAASASAAEAQPVRIGLIGCGRRGSGAVRDCIDSSPNVSVVALGDVFPDKIAECKGKLSQLGDAYKVTDETCFAGFDAFQKVLQCDVNYIILATPPAFRAAHLKAALEAGKHVFSEKPVAVDPVGIRSILESSELAKTKGLGIVAGTQRRHQANYLETITRIHDGAIGDIVSAECYWIGDYSYYEPVLRQPGWSDMEWQLRNWNYFTWLSGDHIVEQHVHNIDVMNWVLKSHPIKAMGMGGRQQRTGPEFGHIYDHFAVEFEYPNGVRVTSMCRQNAGTYHRVNEWVVGTKGTSDPAGQINAKKKYKFEGKPANPYVQEHADLIASIRAGKPLNEGRAIAESTMAAIIGRLAAYTGQEVTWQWAMEESKLDLSPARLELGELPDCAIAIPGYVNLI